The window ctaaaagtaaaatatttatagCTATTTAGGATTCTAAAATAGATTGTATTTAAATCTTGagttttagaatttttaagGGTTAATGATAAACTATTCTTTTCTAGAATAGAATAATATTACCTCtaataatttatcaattagcaatttagaaattaaagtttatATGGTATGGGAAATTTTGGTAATTTAAGtataatatttgttttttgggtaaaaattTGGAAATCATTTCCATGTAATATTAAGAATACTTAAATCTAATCTTTAGTTTGAGaacattataaaaattatataattaccTATATTGAGAAGGATATTTTTGTAGCATTTGACAATAAAAGGAATCTTCAATAGTTTTCTGGTCATGAAAACTCGTCGAGAACATttctggatttttttttttaatttcaatgattttttttttacgttcCATTTATTTATACAAATAAAGGAAGTTTCGTAAATTATGCTAATTATTGGTTTATGTTTTGCCCCTCTGGACATAATTCTTGTCTCCGTCCTTGATTAAGTTTATGAAATGTCAATGGGTTAATGCTGATGAATTCTGTAGTTACTACAAGTAATTGTTTTGTTGATGATTATGTTGAACTTTATGCAATATAGTACATCCTGGCTTTGTAATTGTGGGATGTGTCTTTCAACGTCTATTTGGTCTAGAGTAATGGCATTAGTTAGGCAAATTCTTATTGATCTAGCTTGCGTTGCACTTATTCTTTCTAGCTTATTGGACATCATATTGTACAGAGGAAATGAAGGTTACGTTGCGGCTCTTCGATGATAGACCTCTCTCAGGATCGATTCCAAAGCGTGTGATTTGCATTGTCAAAGAAACCCCACCTCAGGTGAAGGGGGTGTCTGCTACACCTGCGTATGTTCAGTCTCTCTGCTTTCACCTCTCCATTACCCATGCTATATGGTTCAACATAGGTTTGCTACATGTTGTTCTTGCATTTTACATACCTGGAATGCCATGTATGTCATCTACCATCTAAACTGTGGTTGAGTAGAATCAAGACTGTGCAAGCTTTTGCCGGAAACAAGTTGAAAGTAATATTCTTGCGGTTCTGATGATAAAGTTGGCATGAAGTGAAATTCAGATGACAATAGGATCGAGTTAGTTTTTCCAATAAAAGTAAAACAGCTAGGTGCTTTTGTTCTCTCCTTTTTGTTAAACTTTTGTTTATCTCTGTGTATGGGTTTGCTCCACTTTGTGTTTATTATTGCAATCGACCCTTTGCCTGCACTAGGCTGATGATACTCAGAATACCTTGTTGCATGCAGGGAAAAAAGGGCTTTGCTGGACAATGGACTTACTGTGAAAGTTAGTCTGacctcttctttcttcttatattatttgtaGCCATTAAACCGCTCACTTTATGTGATTCCATCAGGAAGATTTCTATTGTTGGTTATTTCTACAGCGCTTCAACCAGGACACTCTTCGCATCTACTTCTTTCTATTGATTCTGAATTGACCAGAAAGTCTGTCATGTGTCGGAGCTAATTGCTTGCATCTGTTTGGGCCCATTCCATTATGATAGACTTTTCTGATATGACAGTTGGCAGTTCTGCCCCcgtattttgattttaaccaCATGTTTTTTACAGGTGCCTTCGTTCATTGAAACTGGTGAAGCAATTCTTGTCAATACCGAAGATGACTCTTACATAAGCAGGTAACTTCCGATATCTCATCTTCAGTTCAATCAGATTCTTATTACCCGTTTGATTTTTAGGGTCAATTTTTCccgtttgattttacaatcatatttttaaaattttaactctaacttttaactttactcactatacaacaaaactcaacaatacaattattactttttcttcaaGGGGGGGAACCAGGCAAggcaatttttaatactaaattctatcaattatccattacttttttcacaattcaacaatacaatcattacttttttttaactatttattattttttcacatttttttctcataattcaacaacacaatcattataactcaatttaaatcaaaactcaactctacttaactctaaaaccaaacacaccgttaaaatttttactctacTCACTaaacaacaaaagtcaacaacacaattattactttttttaattttttaaccattcaattcaatttttaatattaaattccctcaactattcattactctttcacattttttcttataattcaagaacacaatcattacaattcaattaaaatcaaaattcaactctacttaactctaaaaccagtATTTACGATATCTGGAAAAACTATTGGCATCAATCAAGCTAGAGTAAGGAGCTTTTTTAAAGCACTTCACCTTACTATTACATCGCTAGCTATCTCCCATTAAAATTCGCTATCTAGCAAAAAAGCTATCTATCATTGAAAATTCGCTGATTGTAAGTTTCTTCTCAGGGCCAAGGAGTGGCACACTAATTCATAATTGAGAGAAATGGTGCAGTGGGCCTGAACCGATACTGACGGCATTATTTTCTGGAAAGAATTGGAGTTTCTTATGTCTGGGCAATTCCAACTACGTCAGGACAGGCTGTGGGTTAGTCACCACAGGATGCAAATTTTTGGATTGCATGATTCCATTACAGAGAATAATGGACTGTTTAGCAGTTTTGGTTGAAATATAGCTGGGATATTCAAAATGCAGCATCTCATTTTCGGAGATGATCCACTTAAGTTCTCCGAAATGGGCCAGGGCAAATATTTTGGTGGCTGCGATTGTGAATTTAGACTCATTGAATAATGTACTACAACATCTGGGATGCTGTGAGTTCGATCATTTGTTAAATTGGGGATTTCTTCTTCTAGCCACTGATTCATGTTCTATTTGTTACAGAAAGCTGTCTCAGTTCTATGTTCTCTCATTTAAAGACTGCCTTTAGGTTCCCTTTCTTCAGTGTTTTCAGATAACAAAAcgaaatttctttttattgaaaaatacaATCTCCCAGTGCTGCTCGTCACTGATTGCTTTCGAATATGTTACATGAAAACGCAATGAAGAGGTGGAATTTTCTTCATGGGTTCCAATTGAATTCTCGAGAGGAACTGAAATGGTGGCTGCACTTGCCTTCCTTCTCATATCTTTCGGTATGATATGATACAAATCTCTGCCTAGGTCCttgacatttttttatatatccgttggctcaacatgaaatgTACATAGAGTAATTATCTCGGATGCAGAAAGAAGGGGACCAAAGAAACAATGATCTTTGAAGTAAACTTATAACAAACCACAATCGAACATTTCACTCTCAAATATAGTACCAGATGGTGAATCCCGTTCGTCCGGTCTGTTCAGCTCAGCCAAATTTTACAACTGAATGTTGCTGCTATTACTACTCTATTAACAGTGGAAGATCTTCCCAGTTGCAGCTCTGGAAAATACTCAAGTAAACAGTTCGACATCGAGCTGCGAGTGGTATCAGGAGAACCGGCAAGCAAGTCAGTTGATAGATTACAACCCGCTGTTCTTCTCCAGTTTCTGGATCTGGTTGAGAAATATCCATGTCAGCtgcaaaaagcaaaaaaaaaatcatgcacACTCAgtctcatatatatacagatatGTTTCATATATCGGACATATCAAGAGATGAGGAGAATACCATGACATGAGGTGCAATGCGGACACAGTATACGGGGAATCCGGTGTAGAACTTCAGCGGTCCACCTGAGTTCAGGGTTTTCAGGGTACAGTCAAATGAGCCGGTGTAAGGGAACTTCCCTTCAGCATCGGGTTGCATCTTTTGGATCTGGGTCTTCACGTAATCGAAGGGTAAACTGCAAGCCGAAGCAAAGAATCCCGACACAGTGCTCGCTCCTACAATTGGTACATACAAGTACATATTGATGCACCGAAAAAGCTAGACAAACTTTCAAGAAACAGAGTCGTGTCTGAGAGGAAAACCTCAGAAATGGTCTCTTTCTTGCAAAATAAACATTACCTAGAACTGTGGCAGCTTCTCCAAAACCAAGGGAGTCCCTGAAGAATTCCACACTCTGATCATAAGAAGCGAGCATTCCCATGTTCAGTGCCATCGCTCGGACCACGGTAGGGCCAGCACCTTTCCAGAGAGCCAAAACTCCTTCATCGGCCACAATACGATAGAGGGCATGGAAGGCATTTTTGTAATGTCGGCGCTGGGCAGCTGGCAAAGTGGCATCGGCCTGCATACGAATGAGGGCTAAATCTGCTGGGTTTCCAACACAAGCACCGATTGCACCAGCAGTTAGGCCACACAAGGCCTTCTGGTATAAGGGCAGGGGCTTCCCATCATTGGCTTCGACTGCTTTTGCAGTCAAAATTCTAGCGGGAGCATCAGCAGGTGATGGCATAAATCAGCAAATCTAAAGGTCAAGGAAACCTGAACAACAGAGCATGCCAGAGAACATCGATTTATGCTAATTTTGGCATGTAAGGTGACTTACTTAAATGATCCTAGTCGTGCAGTCGTGTACGTAGCTTGCCTGAGCAGCCCAGCGGACAGTCCCTGATCCAAGATATTGCTAAGTAAGCCGACAAGAGTAACTGTACTCCTAAGTAAACTGACAAGGGATCACATATTATCTCAATCTACATTGTGCTCGGAATTTCGACTCCTGGAAAAGGGTACGTCTTGCATTATACATTGAAGTTGTTACACGATGACGGCAGAGGCAGACTGAGTTCGAAATTAGTCCCGGAGTACAACCTTATAGAAGGCGCCAAGGCCCTCCTCCTTGAGCATGTTCTTGGTCAC of the Punica granatum isolate Tunisia-2019 chromosome 6, ASM765513v2, whole genome shotgun sequence genome contains:
- the LOC116211424 gene encoding mitochondrial dicarboxylate/tricarboxylate transporter DTC-like — translated: MGDEKKPKSATGVWPTVKPFVNGGASGMLATSVIQPIDMVKVRIQLGQGSAAQVTKNMLKEEGLGAFYKGLSAGLLRQATYTTARLGSFKILTAKAVEANDGKPLPLYQKALCGLTAGAIGACVGNPADLALIRMQADATLPAAQRRHYKNAFHALYRIVADEGVLALWKGAGPTVVRAMALNMGMLASYDQSVEFFRDSLGFGEAATVLGASTVSGFFASACSLPFDYVKTQIQKMQPDAEGKFPYTGSFDCTLKTLNSGGPLKFYTGFPVYCVRIAPHVMLTWIFLNQIQKLEKNSGL